ACGGAGGAGAGCCCCGTCATCAGCCGCGAGGATCTGGTGCAGGGCCTCGCCCACCTCACCGTCAACGCGGACCTGATGGACAAGCTGGGGCCGGCGGTGAACTCGGGCCGCTCGCTCTTCCTCTACGGGCCTCCGGGCAACGGCAAGACGAGCCTCGCCGAGGCCATCAGCCGCATGTTCGGCGGCGAGGTCTTCATCCCCCACTGCCTGGAGATCGACAACCAGATCATCAAGGTCTTCGACGCCCTCAACCACATCCCCATCACGCTCGAGTCCGAGCGCGATGCCGCGGGCCGGCGCGCGACCTTCGAGATGGATCACCGCTGGCAGCTGTGCCGGCGCCCCGCCGTCGTCGTGGGCGGTGAGCTGACGCTCGAGACGTTGGATCTCATCTACTCGCCCACCGCGCGCTTCTACGAGGCGCCCTTCCAGGTGAAGGCCAACGGCGGGATGCTCCTCATCGACGACTTCGGCCGCCAGAAGGTGCACCCCACGGACCTGCTCAACCGGTGGATCGTCCCCCTGGAGAAGCGGGTGGACTTCCTCACCCTGCACACGGGCAAGAAGTTCGAGATCCCCTTCGATCAGCTGCTCGTCTTCTCCACCAACCTGGATCCCAAGGAGCTGGTGGACGAGGCCTTCCTGCGGCGCATCAAGTACAAGATCGAGGTCAACAACCCCGACGAGGAGGTCTACCGGGAGATCTTCGCCCGGGTGTGCGAGGCGGCCGGCATCCCCTACGTGGACCAGGCCGTCACCTACCTCTTCGAGCACTACTACAAGCCCCACAACATGCAGCTGCGCGCCTGCCACCCGCGGGATCTGGTGCAGCTCATCAAGGACGCGGCCCGCTACCGCCAGATTCCTCCGGCTCTCTCCAAGGACCTGCTCGACCAGGCGTGCGAGGTCTTCCTGGTCAGTCTATGAGACAAGTAGCGTTTTAATTGTCCTAAGCTGCTGGAATTTCTACAATCAGGAAACCGTTGTTCCCGCTGGCCGGGTTTACCGTCCCGACCCGCCGGTCCCGCTGGCAGCCGGTGTGAAGGAGCGTCACGTCCGTGAAGGAACGCTACCAAGAGATCGACGAGAAGAACGAAACGCTGCGCGACTACCTTGGCATCTTCAAGGACAAGAGCCGCGACTTCCTGGAGAAGTTCGAGATGTCGTGGATCTACCACGACGCGGCGCTCGAGGGGACGGTGTACACCCAGCAGGAACTGGTGTCGGCGCTCTTCCCGGAGCGGGCCAGCATGGATCCCGCGATGATCCCCGTGGTGCTGGAGGTGCGCAACCACAAGGCGGCGTGCGACTTCCTGCGTGAAGAGGCGTCGACCACGGGCAAGAAGCAGACGCAGATCACGCTGACGACGATCAAGCGGATCCACGATCTCCTGTGCGGCAGCACGCCGGAGGCGCAGCAGGCGCGCGCCAACATCGAGCGGCGCGAGCGCACGGAGAAGGAGCTGACCAAGGAGCGCGAGCGCAGCGGCTACCGCAAGGACATGCCCCTGCACCGCACGTACTTCCACGAGATCGCCCAGCCGGCGAAGATCCAGCCGATGCTGGAGAAGCTGGTGGACTACACGGGCAGCGCCGAGTACCGCGAGTTCCACCCCATCAAGCAGGCGGCGGTGGTGCAGCACAAGTTCATGCAGATCTTCCCGTTCACGGAGAACAGCGGGAAGGTGGGGCGGATGCTCACCAACCTGGTGCTGCTGCGCAACGGGTACATGCCGGCGATCATCCACTCGATTGATCGTCAGCGGTACTACGAGTCGCTGCGAGGCGCCGAGGGCGTGTTCCGCGCGCTGCTGATGGACGCCATCGAGAACTCGCTGGACAACGGCGTGAAGTACTTCAAGGACATGAGCCGGCGGTACAAGGCCATCAACTAGGCCGTGCGCGTCGGGGCTCACGAATCCATCGCGGGAGGCGTGAGCCGTGCGCTGGCGCGGGCCGAGGAGCATGGCGCGCGCAGCCTGCAGGTCTTCACGAAGAACGCCCGGGGCTGGAAGGCCCCGCCCCTCACCGAGGAGGAGTGCCACGCCTTCCGCGAGGAGGTGCGGCGCACGGGACTGCCCGTGGTGGCACACGGCAGCTACCTGGTGAACCTCGGCACCGAGGAGCCGGCGCAGCGCGAGAAGTCGCTGGACTGCGTCGTCGAGGAGCTCACCCGGTGCGAGCGGCTCGGCATCCCCTTCCTCATCCTGCATCCCGGCGGACACCCGGACGAGCGGCGCGGGCTGGCGCTGATTTCCCGGGCCCTGGACGAGGTGCATGCGCGCACGCCGCGCTTCCAGTCACGCATCTGCCTGGAGGTGACGGCGGGCCAGGGCAACTGCCTGGGCTGGCGCTTCGAGCACCTGGCGGAGGTGCTGTCCCAGACGAAGGACGCGGGGCGCCTGGGCATCTGTCTGGACACCTGCCATCTGTTCGCCGCCGGCTACGATCTCTCGACGGAGACCGGTTACCATGAGGTGATGGAGGAGTGTGACCGGGTGGTGGGACTGGAGCGGGTGCACTGCGTACACCTCAACGACAGCAAGAAACCGTTGGGGTGCCGGGTGGATAGGCACGAAGAAGTGGGCAAGGGAGCGATCGGGCTCACGCCCTTCCGCTGCCTGATGAAGGACGCGCGCTTCGTCAACACCATTGGAATCCTGGAGACTCCGTACCCCGAGCGTTACGCAGAAGCCATCAAGCGTCTCGAATCGTTGGCCCGGAGGAAGTAAACACAGCACCCATGCCTGCTACACCGACAGCCAACAGCCGCAGGACGCCCGGAAGCGGAGAGGGCACCGAGCCCGCGCCGCCACGGCTCGCGAACCTGCCGGCACGCGCCAAGCTGGAGCGGCTGCTCCGGGTGGCCAAGGGCCACAAGAAGGCCCTCGTGCTCACCCACGACAATCCGGATCCGGACTCCATCGCCGCCGCGGTGGCGCTCGCCCAGCTGCTCGAGAAGCATGCGGGCGTGGAGGAGGCCCGGGTGGGCTACGGCGGCATCATCGGCCGGGCGGAGAACATCGCCTTCGTGAAGGTGCTCCGGCTGCCCGTGGTGCCCATCGCGCAGCTGGACCTGGACGAGTACGACCTGCTGGCGCTCGTGGACACGCAGCCGCCCACGGGCAACCACGCGATTCCGCCGCGCCTGCGCAGCGAGGTGGACATCGTCATCGACCACCACCCGCTGCGCAACGAGAGCCTGGAGTCGCCCTTCGCGGACGTGGGAGGAGACTTCGGCTCGACGTCGACGATGCTGGTGGAGTACCTGCGCGCCGCGGGGATGGAGCCGTCCACCGAGGTGGCCACCGCGCTCTTCTATGGGCTGAAGGCGGACACGCGGGATCTGGGGCGCGAGACGACCCAGACGGACATCGACACGTACCTGTGGCTGTTCCCGCGGATGCAGAAGCACCTGCTGGGGCAGATCGAGCACCCGGAGCTGCCGGCGCGCTACTTCCAGCTGTACCACACGGCCTTCGAGCGGGCGAAGGTGTACGGGGACACGGCGATCGTGACGGACCTGGAGGAGGTCTACTCGCCGGACATGGTGGCCGAGGTGGCCGAGCGGCTGATGTTCCTCGAGGGGATGAAGTGGTCGCTGGCGTACGCGACGTACCGCAACCAGCTCTTCCTGTCGCTGCGGGTGAAGGATCGGCGGATGAACGCGGGGCGGCTGATCCGGGAGATCTGCGAGGACTACGGCGGCTCGTCGGGAGGCCACGGCAGCATGGCGGGCGCGAGGATTCCGCTGTCGGGGAAGGCAACGCAGCGCAAGGCGGTGAAGCGCGAGCTGGTGCGCAAGTTCCTCGAGGCCTTTGGAGTCGCGGATGAGCGTCCGGTGGGGCTGCTGTCCGCGCCCTCGCCGTGATCTACTGGGACCACAACGCGGCGGCGCCGGTGCGGCCGGAGGTGGCCGCGCTGCTCGCGAAGGCCTATGCCGAGGGCGGTTGGGGCAACGCCTCCAGCGTGCACCGGAGCGGACGTGAGGCACGGGGCCGGCTGGACGCGGCGCGGGCCCGGGTGGCGCGCGTGCTGGGCTGTGAGCCGAAGGAGGTGTGCTTCACCGGCTCGGGCTCGGAGGCGGACGCGCTGGCGTTGAAGGGCGCCTGGCTCGCGCGGAAGGATACGCGGCGGCGGCGCGTGGTGAGCTCGGCCATCGAGCACCCGGCGGTGCTGGGAGCGTTGAAGCAGCTGGAGGCGCTGGGCGCGGAGGTGGTGCGGGTGCGTCCGGGACAGGACGGCCGGGTGCCACTGGAGGCGCTGCTGGAGGCGCTGACACCGGAGACGGCGCTGTGCTCGTTGATGTGGGCGAACAACGAGACGGGCGTGGTGCAGCCGGCGGCGGAGCTGTCGCGGGTGTGCCGTCAGCGGGGCATCCTGTTCCACACGGACGCGGTGCAGGCGGTGGGAAAGCTGCCGGCACACCTGCACGAGGTGGACGCGGATCTGCTGGCGCTCTCGGCGCACAAGTTCGGAGGCCCGGCGGGAGCCGGAGTGCTGGTGGTGCGCAAGGGCGTGGAGCTGCAGGCGCTGACGCCGGGACACCAGGAGGCGGGACTGCGCGGAGGGACCCAGAACGTGCCCTACGCGGAGGCGCTCGCCCTGGCACTGGAGCTGGCGCACGAGG
The sequence above is drawn from the Archangium gephyra genome and encodes:
- a CDS encoding deoxyribonuclease IV yields the protein MRVGAHESIAGGVSRALARAEEHGARSLQVFTKNARGWKAPPLTEEECHAFREEVRRTGLPVVAHGSYLVNLGTEEPAQREKSLDCVVEELTRCERLGIPFLILHPGGHPDERRGLALISRALDEVHARTPRFQSRICLEVTAGQGNCLGWRFEHLAEVLSQTKDAGRLGICLDTCHLFAAGYDLSTETGYHEVMEECDRVVGLERVHCVHLNDSKKPLGCRVDRHEEVGKGAIGLTPFRCLMKDARFVNTIGILETPYPERYAEAIKRLESLARRK
- a CDS encoding cysteine desulfurase family protein, encoding MIYWDHNAAAPVRPEVAALLAKAYAEGGWGNASSVHRSGREARGRLDAARARVARVLGCEPKEVCFTGSGSEADALALKGAWLARKDTRRRRVVSSAIEHPAVLGALKQLEALGAEVVRVRPGQDGRVPLEALLEALTPETALCSLMWANNETGVVQPAAELSRVCRQRGILFHTDAVQAVGKLPAHLHEVDADLLALSAHKFGGPAGAGVLVVRKGVELQALTPGHQEAGLRGGTQNVPYAEALALALELAHEEQPAHAARVQRLRDTFEQEVRSRIPDVTVNGEGAPRVPNTSNLCFHGADGEALLIALDLEGICVSSGAACASGTLTPSHVLLAMGLTPAQAHGALRFSLGPKATEEEVARVVEALTTHVPRARALNLE
- a CDS encoding Fic family protein, giving the protein MKERYQEIDEKNETLRDYLGIFKDKSRDFLEKFEMSWIYHDAALEGTVYTQQELVSALFPERASMDPAMIPVVLEVRNHKAACDFLREEASTTGKKQTQITLTTIKRIHDLLCGSTPEAQQARANIERRERTEKELTKERERSGYRKDMPLHRTYFHEIAQPAKIQPMLEKLVDYTGSAEYREFHPIKQAAVVQHKFMQIFPFTENSGKVGRMLTNLVLLRNGYMPAIIHSIDRQRYYESLRGAEGVFRALLMDAIENSLDNGVKYFKDMSRRYKAIN
- a CDS encoding DHH family phosphoesterase; this encodes MPATPTANSRRTPGSGEGTEPAPPRLANLPARAKLERLLRVAKGHKKALVLTHDNPDPDSIAAAVALAQLLEKHAGVEEARVGYGGIIGRAENIAFVKVLRLPVVPIAQLDLDEYDLLALVDTQPPTGNHAIPPRLRSEVDIVIDHHPLRNESLESPFADVGGDFGSTSTMLVEYLRAAGMEPSTEVATALFYGLKADTRDLGRETTQTDIDTYLWLFPRMQKHLLGQIEHPELPARYFQLYHTAFERAKVYGDTAIVTDLEEVYSPDMVAEVAERLMFLEGMKWSLAYATYRNQLFLSLRVKDRRMNAGRLIREICEDYGGSSGGHGSMAGARIPLSGKATQRKAVKRELVRKFLEAFGVADERPVGLLSAPSP
- a CDS encoding AAA family ATPase encodes the protein MRPEYNAPPNPFNLENPSILDIAPPEPKSLEETGLKIGLLSDIALRYLYYQGTATGMDIAQELRLPWPGVIERVVDFLTAEKLVDLRGGKGFGRASVDFILTEKGREYTRGAIERSTYVGPAPIPIEQYNALITAQTEESPVISREDLVQGLAHLTVNADLMDKLGPAVNSGRSLFLYGPPGNGKTSLAEAISRMFGGEVFIPHCLEIDNQIIKVFDALNHIPITLESERDAAGRRATFEMDHRWQLCRRPAVVVGGELTLETLDLIYSPTARFYEAPFQVKANGGMLLIDDFGRQKVHPTDLLNRWIVPLEKRVDFLTLHTGKKFEIPFDQLLVFSTNLDPKELVDEAFLRRIKYKIEVNNPDEEVYREIFARVCEAAGIPYVDQAVTYLFEHYYKPHNMQLRACHPRDLVQLIKDAARYRQIPPALSKDLLDQACEVFLVSL